The following are encoded in a window of Pectinophora gossypiella chromosome 8, ilPecGoss1.1, whole genome shotgun sequence genomic DNA:
- the LOC126369124 gene encoding uncharacterized protein LOC126369124 has product MGVVALVCLLVILTNHVGWSGGYLVGAGLNVRFAQMLYTDSKYQVLREEMIKANSRNLVYHCRADKSDCDAALAKMRYKASKHFYALAKAVVDYVKNKRQARPTGYVGTATFCQDNICVPDTDPPIVFGGCFTLVSCGGNQTWHLDEVKYKKKGRFLK; this is encoded by the exons ATGGGAGTAGTGGCGCTAGTGTGCTTGCTGGTCATCCTGACCAACCACGTCGGGTGGTCCGGGGGATACCTCGTTGGGGCTGGGT TGAACGTCCGTTTCGCCCAGATGCTGTACACGGACAGCAAATACCAGGTGCTGCGAGAGGAGATGATCAAAGCCAACTCTAGGAATCTGGTATACCACTGCCGGGCTGACAAGAGTGACTGTGATGCAGCCCTCGCCAAAATGCGATATAAGGCCAGCAAGCATTTCTATGCCCTGGCCAAAGCTGTCGTGGATTATGTCAAGAATAAACGACAGGCGAGGCCTACTGGCTATGTTG GTACTGCAACATTCTGCCAAGACAACATCTGTGTCCCCGACACGGACCCGCCGATCGTGTTCGGAGGTTGCTTTACGCTCGTCTCCTGCGGAGGTAACCAGACCTGGCACCTCGACGAAGTCAAGTACAAGAAGAAGGGCCGCTTCCTCAAATAG
- the LOC126368716 gene encoding leucine-rich repeat and death domain-containing protein 1-like — protein sequence MEKGKGRYEKNKNGGQNGIVKEIKIESPHNLSSLDLSKRSIVNFNESAVFPLNLTDLNLSHNDLMTIPKAVLKLAHIKFLDISHNSIQCFDELPNFCHTIEELNLSHNQLFGPPNWVWSECPRKLDKLYLNDNIKITSTLQNEYFQELLQYKVHVTHVVIYNCRLKNSLELLGTFPKAKSIIAGIPDLTTLFCNHLDHIPCPGLDQCCDVERLNLSNTNIYTIHSNIDMYKNLVEINLSNNNINSLPNNFCNLENLEICILSCNNILYLPDDMVKLKKVWCLGLDCNQLCMLPEGLCSLPNLRILDLYDNSLCEVEKEVKQIAEVDLAQNYFVEPGDREYLAKKEKLRLSMPERLDGRKIQMEQCESEHSSGTTDDEELIAYMNNIEINRQNAPTTSNEIVSSPEDWDSDDYWVPRYFPKVSVDKSPWHYYIERKMQEGNFCPIDLHTIPVAQKVQYEKMCNPKPWVPVEGQFDDNSDDDSWFLHVK from the exons ATGGAGAAAGGAAAGGGTAGATATGAGAAAAATAAGAACGGTGGGCAGAACGGAATAGTTAAAGAGATTAAGATAGAATCGCCACATAATCTTAGCTCTTTAGATCTAAGCAAAAGAAGCATCGTAAACTTTAATGAAAGTGCGGTGTTCCCGCTAAATCTGACTGATTTGAATCTTTCACATAACGATCTGATGACTATCCCCAAGGCTGTGCTGAAATTAGCCCATATAAAGTTTTTAGATATTTCACATAATAGCATTCAGTGCTTTGACGAACTACCCAACTTTtgccacactatagaagaactAAACTTATCACATAATCAACTATTTGGTCCACCTAACTGGGTGTGGAGTGAATGTCCAAGAAAGCTAGATAAACTATATCTTaatgataatataaaaataacaagtacattacaaaatgaatattttcaagAATTACTGCAGTACAAAGTCCATGTCACTCATGTTGTCATATACAACTGTAGACTTAAAAACTCTTTGGAGTTACTTGGAACTTTTCCAAAAGCAAAGTCTATCATAGCTGGAATACCAGATTTGACTACTTTGTTTTGCAATCACCTTGATCATATACCCTGTCCGGGCTTGGACCAATGCTGTGATGTAGAAAGACTGAACCTAagcaatacaaatatatatactatacactctAACATAGATATGTACAAGAATTTAGTTGAAATAAatctatcaaataataatataaatagcttGCCTAATAATTTCTGCAATTTAGAGAATCTTGAAATTTGTATATTGTCATGTAATAACATATTGTATTTGCCTGATGATATGGTGAAGTTAAAAAAAGTCTGGTGTCTTGGGTTGGACTGCAACCAACTGTGCATGCTTCCTGAAGGTTTATGTAGTTTGCCAAACTTGAGAATCTTGGATTTGTATGACAACAGCCTCTGTGAAGTGGAGAAAGAAGTGAAACAGATAGCAGAAGTGGATCTAGCCCAGAATTACTTTGTTGAGCCTGGTGATAGGGAATATTTAGCAAAAAAAGAGAAATTGCGGTTGAGTATGCCTGAGCGACTTGATGGAAG GAAAATACAGATGGAACAGTGTGAAAGTGAACATTCGTCAGGTACCACAGATGATGAAGAACTTATTGCATACATGAACAACATAGAAattaata GACAAAATGCACCAACAACCTCTAATGAAATAGTAAGTTCTCCTGAAGATTGGGACTCCGATGACTACTGGGTACCTAGATACTTCCCTAAAGTGTCAGTTGACAAATCGCCATGGCACTACTATATAGAACGCAAGATGCAAGAAGGAAACTTCTGTCCCATTGATTTGCATACTATACCTGTGGCACAAAAAGTGCAATATGAAAAAATGTGCAATCCAAAACCTTGGGTGCCAGTAGAAGGACAGTTTGATGATAATTCTGATGATGACAGTTGGTTTCTGCACGTAAAGTAA
- the LOC126368752 gene encoding cancer-related nucleoside-triphosphatase homolog isoform X2, translating into MMRSGINLIHHTRIGVGKTTLTKKLTEYVNEKIVKTSGFYTEEVRKNHVREGFDVVSLDGKRGRLARDMSLLGPVKYKVGKYGVLIQEFESVALPTLVQTEDPSHLLVIDEIGKMEFFSEPFKNKIKEIFSPASECVVLATIPVRRGDALIESIRSNSRAKVWTVTRENRNTIHEDILKEMKNAIQF; encoded by the exons atgatgaggtctGGCATTAACCTCATACACCACACAAGAATAG GCGTTGGGAAGACCACATTAACTAAGAAATTAACAGAATATGTGAACGAGAAGATAGTTAAAACGTCAGGCTTTTACACAGAAGAGGTTAGAAAGAACCATGTAAGGGAAGGTTTTGATGTAGTCAGCTTAGACGGAAAGAGAGGACGATTGGCAAGAGACATGAGCCTCCTGGGTCCCGTTAAGTATAAAGTTGGCAAATATGGTGTCCTGATTCAAGAATTCGAAAGTGTTGCCCTTCCTACTCTAGTGCAG ACCGAAGACCCCTCACACTTGTTAGTTATAGATGAAATAGGTAAAATGGAGTTCTTCAGTGagccttttaaaaataaaataaaggaaatatTTAGTCCTGCATCTGAGTGTGTTGTACTAGCTACAATTCCCGTGAGGAGGGGAGACGCCTTGATTGAATCTATAAGGAGTAATAGTAGAGCTAAAGTTTGGACA GTAACTAGGGAAAATAGAAACACAATTCACGaagatattttaaaagaaatgaaaaatgcAATTCAATTTTAG
- the LOC126368742 gene encoding probable enoyl-CoA hydratase, mitochondrial, producing the protein MASVGVVTRLLLGKNVLSTARVALPNTGFVKFYSAAPSYENIKIDVVGTKKNVGLIQLNRPKALNALCKPLFVELGKAVVDFDADDSIAAIIITGNEKAFAAGADIKEMQNNTYSSNQRGGFLKEWEDVSRCGKPVIAAVNGFALGGGCELAMLCDIIYAGDKAKFGQPEINIGTIPGAGGTQRLPRYVGKSKAMEIVLTGSFIDANEAEKMGLVARVFPAEKLLEETIKLAERIGSHSPLIVKMAKEAVNQAYETTLKAGLSYEKSLFYGTFATEDRKEGMTAFIEKRAPNFKNE; encoded by the exons atggctTCAGTAGGCGTTGTAACTCGTCTTTTGCTAGGCAAGAATGTTCTCAGCACTGCCCGAGTGGCTCTTCCAAATACCGGTTTCGTTAAGTTCTACAGCGCAG CTCCATCATACGAGAACATTAAAATCGACGTAGTGGGCACAAAGAAGAATGTAGGCCTGATCCAGTTGAACAGGCCTAAGGCCCTGAACGCGCTTTGCAAGCCTCTGTTCGTTGAACTGGGCAAGGCGGTCGTTGACTTTGACGCTGATGACTCCATTGCAGCCATTATTATCACTG GCAACGAGAAGGCGTTCGCAGCGGGCGCTGACATCAAAGAGATGCAGAACAACACATACAGCAGCAACCAGCGCGGAGGCTTCCTCAAGGAGTGGGAGGACGTGTCTCGCTGCGGGAAGCCCGTCATCGCCGCCGTCAATGGCTTCGCT CTTGGCGGCGGTTGCGAGCTTGCCATGCTGTGCGACATCATCTACGCCGGCGACAAGGCTAAGTTCGGCCAGCCGGAGATCAACATCGGGACAATCCCCGGCGCCGGCGGCACCCAGCGCCTGCCGCGCTACGTCGGCAAGTCCAAGGCCATGGAGATCGTACTCACTGGCAGCTTCATTGATGCTAACGAGGCTGAGAAGATGG GTCTGGTCGCCCGCGTGTTCCCGGCGGAGAAGCTTCTAGAAGAGACCATCAAATTAGCTGAGAGGATCGGCAGCCACTCGCCACTTATCGTCAAGATGGCCAAGGAAGCCGTAAACCAGGCGTACGAAACCACGCTTAAGGCCGGCCTTTCGTATGAGAAGTCGCTCTTCTACGGTACTTTTGCTACG GAGGACCGCAAGGAAGGTATGACTGCATTCATTGAGAAGAGAGCTCCCAACTTCAAGAATGAATAG
- the LOC126368752 gene encoding cancer-related nucleoside-triphosphatase homolog isoform X1 codes for MATAHFKFFILTGEPGVGKTTLTKKLTEYVNEKIVKTSGFYTEEVRKNHVREGFDVVSLDGKRGRLARDMSLLGPVKYKVGKYGVLIQEFESVALPTLVQTEDPSHLLVIDEIGKMEFFSEPFKNKIKEIFSPASECVVLATIPVRRGDALIESIRSNSRAKVWTVTRENRNTIHEDILKEMKNAIQF; via the exons ATGGCAACAGCTCACTTTAAGTTCTTCATACTTACCGGCGAACCTG GCGTTGGGAAGACCACATTAACTAAGAAATTAACAGAATATGTGAACGAGAAGATAGTTAAAACGTCAGGCTTTTACACAGAAGAGGTTAGAAAGAACCATGTAAGGGAAGGTTTTGATGTAGTCAGCTTAGACGGAAAGAGAGGACGATTGGCAAGAGACATGAGCCTCCTGGGTCCCGTTAAGTATAAAGTTGGCAAATATGGTGTCCTGATTCAAGAATTCGAAAGTGTTGCCCTTCCTACTCTAGTGCAG ACCGAAGACCCCTCACACTTGTTAGTTATAGATGAAATAGGTAAAATGGAGTTCTTCAGTGagccttttaaaaataaaataaaggaaatatTTAGTCCTGCATCTGAGTGTGTTGTACTAGCTACAATTCCCGTGAGGAGGGGAGACGCCTTGATTGAATCTATAAGGAGTAATAGTAGAGCTAAAGTTTGGACA GTAACTAGGGAAAATAGAAACACAATTCACGaagatattttaaaagaaatgaaaaatgcAATTCAATTTTAG
- the LOC126368761 gene encoding uncharacterized protein LOC126368761 produces the protein MCETKLKLHVVLIVLCLTFKGLHGIEDNLLFSVTRAPRYFGILQDHRGQPLSVEVSEEYMDQDYIATNRKRHKIDWNKNPLDMDDFDDDDTEETFDDKDKDVKVPNKYNLQAGPV, from the exons ATGTGTGAAACAAAGTTAAAGTTACATGTAGTTTTAATAGTTTTATGTTTAACGTTTAAAGGCCTACATGGTATAGAAGACA ATCTATTATTCTCCGTGACGCGAGCACCACGTTACTTCGGCATCCTGCAGGACCACCGCGGACAGCCACTCTCGGTCGAGGTATCCGAGGAGTATATGGATCAGGATTACATCGCCACTAacag gAAGCGACACAAGATAGATTGGAataa GAACCCTCTTGACATGGATGACTTTGACGACGACGACACAGAAGAAACCTTCGATGATAAGGACAAGGATGTGAAagtaccaaataaatacaaCCTACAGGCCGGACCAGTATAG
- the LOC126368751 gene encoding uncharacterized protein LOC126368751, translating to MVSQNDLLVKCVFTIALITIVNGGKNSDEYNKPDIARVGKTRRSKMTQKTAVGTLSNVITQIQNLPTMDLGRKFRTPCKTGNRCGKVIKRLMVPKLAQLENTIMGIMKDLAKMPPGSRLPDKFTKTEPIKLLLDQNYKEDVCMDKLESCLKEDKRRKRILKKLFFKKYNALRQELIGYGGRRLWGGEGNLFYRR from the exons ATGGTTTCACAAAACGATTTATTAGTAAAATGTGTGTTCACAATAGCCCTTATAACAATTGTAAACGGAGGCAAAAACTCCGATGAGTACAATAAGCCTGATATTGCTAGAGTAGGAAAAACGAGGAGATCGAAAATGA CTCAAAAAACTGCTGTCGGTACGTTATCAAACGTGATAACGCAGATACAGAATTTGCCGACTATGGACCTGGGCAGGAAGTTTCGGACTCCTTGCAAGACTGGTAATCGATGTGGCAAG GTGATCAAACGGCTGATGGTCCCGAAGTTAGCGCAGTTGGAGAACACTATAATGGGCATCATGAAGGACCTTGCGAAGATGCCGCCAGGGTCCCGCCTCCCAGACAAGTTCACCAAGACTGAACCCATCAAACTTCTTCTGGACCAGAACTATAA GGAAGACGTGTGCATGGATAAACTAGAGTCGTGCCTGAAGGAAGACAAGCGGCGCAAGCGCATTCTAAAGAAACTTTTCTTCAAGAAATACAATGCACTGCGGCAAGAGCTGATCGGATATGGGGGGCGGCGGCTGTGGGGTGGAGAGGGCAATCTATTCTATAGGAGATAG
- the LOC126369125 gene encoding uncharacterized protein LOC126369125 encodes MEFVVLVLCLAIQTCSSMPEIRTGDAANKLTKIKPVGAAVAKNFIPLTELPPPRLPSVHFHDGRRHLDNDCGKPAPNREVVEGGNVEIFGDYYEEKFAKTVATIIFPDHIDRKHFEVTSPVPYLTVGPIEAIGYHPSTIKSEHLSECEKIYQDHIADQYSDETKDLSEESLEMARMPLFPPEGTQPPIDMEQEANMYEDMSI; translated from the exons ATGGAGTTCGTGGTGCTAGTCTTATGCCTCGCCATACAAACATGCTCGAGCATGCCCGAAATCAGAACCGGCGATGCTGCCAACAA ACTAACGAAGATAAAGCCGGTCGGCGCAGCTGTAGCCAAGAACTTCATTCCTCTGACAGAGCTGCCTCCTCCTCGCCTGCCATCAGTTCACTTCCACGACGGCAGGAGGCATCTGGACAATGACTGCGGGAAGCCCGCGCCGAACAGAGAGGTCGTCGAAGGAGGCAACGTCGAAATCTTTGGGGACTACTATGAAGAGAAGTTTGCGAAGACCGTTGCCACTATTATCTTTCCAGATCATATTGATCGTAA ACACTTCGAGGTGACGTCACCGGTCCCATATCTGACTGTGGGTCCTATTGAAGCCATCGGCTACCACCCCAGCACAATCAAGAGCGAACATCTTAGCGAGTGCGAGAAGATTTACCAG GACCACATAGCGGACCAGTACTCCGACGAAACCAAGGACTTATCGGAGGAATCCCTGGAAATGGCCCGGATGCCACTCTTCCCGCCCGAAGGCACCCAGCCTCCAATCGACATGGAGCAAGAAGCAAATATGTACGAAGACATGAGTATATAA